TGGCTTCATCAGATTCCCGGAAGAAGCCGTCAAGGCACTCAAGCTCGACAAGCTTGCCACTCAGACAAAGACTGATGATGGTAGAACCGTCGATGTGGGTCCTTATGTAGACGTCGAAGTCGACCCGGTTGGCAAGCGCGTGGCTATCACGCCTATTAAGACACCGAAGTCCACTTCCTTCCGCTTTATTAACGGAATCATCGGCTCCAAGTCCAAATTCCTTTATTTCAAGGGCGCATTCAATGCTATCGGTCTTCCGGTTGCAACTGGCGCTTACACGCTCGTCAAGGAAGGCAACAAGTATGTCTTCACCGCTAAGGGCGCAAAGAAGAAGGGCGAATGGACGACTCTCGCATGCCGTAATGCCGTGGGCAACAAGACCATGCTCTCTATTGATACCCGTGGAACCATCATTTTTGACCACAACACCAAAAATGCTCTGAACACCAAGGAAAACAAGACCATGGTTGCCGAATACGATGCGGCCAAGAAGACCTTCAAGCTGACCTTCAGCAAGAACAAGGGCTTCATCAACGTCCGTACCATTGCAAGCCATGCAAACGCCTCCTTCATGGGCACACTTTCTTCTCACGGCATCGCTCTCCCGCTCAAGAGCTTCCGTACCGAAAGCCAGGTCGATAAGAACGTTCTTACGTTCAGCGTCGCAGCTCTCGTTGCACAGCAGAAGGCAGCCAAGAAGAAGTAATCTTCAATTTTTTAGAGGACAGATAAAATGATTGAAGTATTCAAAGTATTTTATCCGACTCACTATAACTTCGCAGCAGTCAGTTTATTATTGGTTCTACTAGTAATATATCTGCTGACGAAGAAAAACTTCAAGTGGAGCCTAATTTTCCTAGCAATTTTGTTGGTATTCAATATCGCTATTTACAAGCGTACAGCCGACAAAGTTTGGACAATCACCATTGAACCGGAAAAAACGTCCGATCCCTACTTTACCCCGCAAGTTCAGACAATGAGCTTCTCGGCAAAGCATAATTGGACAATCACCGATGAAAAAGGCGAAGTCCACCACTGGTGCTGGGTAGAAGAATATTGGCAATCATTTGCAGGCACGGACATTATTGCAAAACTTTGGGGATCTGAATCAAAGAAAAAGATGATCAAATCCACCGAAGATCGTGCTAGCGATATTAGCGAATAATCTTCATCGATCCGCTTAAAGCGAAACCAATTTCAACCCGCCATTCTCCAAGCTGAGGATGGTGGGCTTTTTTATAAACTCCCCTGGGGAGGCCACCACGCCATTGGGCATATTCCAAATTCCTGAAATGTGATGATGACCGTGAATGCAAAAATCGCAATGTTCCTTCTTAAGCATGCGGTCGCCCCATTCCAAGTATTCTTCGATCTTTACCTTGCGGCTTTCGCCATACTTACGACTGTTACGACCGACAAAACGAGCAAGTCCCATCCCCCAATCTGGATGTATTTGCTTAAAGAGGAACCGGTTGAGCGGAAAATCCAGCACTTTGCGTAAAAAACGGTAACCGCAATCGGACTTGGGAACGCCATCGCCGTGAGTCACAAAAATGCGTTTGCCCTGTATTTCTAGGATTACAGACTTGTGGACCTGCACCCCAAGCTTCTTCGGGAAAAAATCGCCATAAGCAAAATCATGGTTGCCTTGCAAAAGATGCACCTCGACTCCAGACTCCACAAGCTCAGCAAAGGCACGGTACAAATCGAAATGCGCTGACGCTATATAATAGTTGTACTCGTACCAGAATTCAAATAGGTCGCCAATCACGACAACATGGCTAGCCTTGCCTTTCCACGAAGAAAGGAGTTCTATTAATTTTTTTTCCCTATTGGGAACTGCCCCGGGAGGTTCAATACCCAAATGGGCGTCACTAATAAAATAAGCAGGCAAATCCATACTCACAATCTTAATAAAATCGATGGCGTTCGTTTTTTTATATCTTTAGTACATGCGCTCCATCGTTAAATTTTTGAGCCCTGCACTTGTTTTTTCAACCATCCTTTCTGGATGCTCCATGAAACTCACGCAGGGCGACCTCGAAGGGATCTCCCTAACCGACGAAAAGTACAGCTTTTTCGGGAATATTCCCTTTTTGTACGGAAACGATTCTTTGGAGCTTTCGCAAGACCTGTTGCGCGCTTACACCAAAGCGGTGAGCGAAACAGAGTTCCCGCGAGAGGCCTGCCGCGGCGAAGCGACTATCAAGGCGACAGTCCAGCAAAACGAAACGACTTCCGCATGGTATCTCGGGGTGTTAATACCCCTGTGGCCAATACTTCCCGTCAACGAATCGTGGACTTATGCACTTTCCGCACGTGTGTTCTGCAACGGCACCCTAGTCCGCCATGTAGAATTCATTGAGCAGCAAGACATCAACGCTATTCTCTATGGGCGGTTACGTACCGACCTCGTGAACAAGGCTTCTAACGAAATGCACCGCAAGCTCGTGCAGCGATTGACATTCGAACTCAACTCGAACAGACTCACCGACCTGAACAGCGCAAGCGATTGGGCGGAGTGAGACGAAAGAACGGACCTACGGTCCTACAGACGAAAGACGAAAGAGAAGTTGCAGTGGGCAGGAATAGTTAGGCGGCAAGGCCGCGATCATTAAAACTTCCTACTGACTACATCCTACTAACCACTAATCACTAACCACCAACCACTTTCATTTACTATCTTTGGACTTTCGCTTAGCTCAAGTCCCAACTGCTGGGCTCAATCATGCCAAAAACATGTTTTTGGCGCGATATTCGCCCTACGCAGTTGTCGTCTAAAATCTATTTTTACATCATGCCATTTACCTTATACATTGTTGCAACTCCTATCGGGAACATGGAAGACATCACGTACCGCGCTGTGCGCATCCTCAAGGAAGTCCCCCTCGTCCTTGCCGAAGACACCCGTCATTCGAGAGTTCTCTTTGACAACTACGGCATCACGACCCCCATGGAAGCCTATCACGACTTCAACAAAGAAAAAGTCACGCCGAAGTACGTCGAATTTCTAAAGAATACCGGCGACATTGCTCTCATAAGCGATGCGGGAACGCCCGGCGTCGCAGACCCGGCATTCAATCTCGTCCGCGAATGCGTGCGCGAAGGCATTGACGTGCGCGCCATCCCAGGCCCATGTGCCATGATTACTGCACTCGTTTCGTGCGGCATGCCGACCGACCATTTTACGTTCCAGTATTTCTCGCCCAAGAAAAGCGCCCAGCGCATCCACCTCTTGGAAAAACTGAAAGACGAAGAAGCGACGCAAATCTTTTACGCAAGCCCGCACAACATCGACAAGTTCGTCGAAGAAATCAAGCAAGTCTTTGGCGACATCAAGATAGCGCTCATGCGCGAACTCACCAAGAAGTTCGAGGAACACCTCATCGGAACGCCCACGGAAATTTCGGCGCACTTCAAGGTGCACCCGCCCAAAGGCGAATTCGTACTCGTGTTCAATCCCCAAGACAAAAGCGGACTGTAAAATTAGGGTATGAGGTCGAGCTACGCTCTCTGAGCACGCTACGCTTTGAGCAATGAGTTAAACATAATGCGTCATCCTGAGCGAAATGCCCAAGGCATGAAGTCGAAGGATCCAGTGAATTATCACAGAAATGCCCTGGATTCTTCCACCTACGGTGTCAGAATGACGATGTAAGCATTTACACAATCTAAGAAAAATGACCCCAAACGATTTTCTAACTAAACTTAAAGCTCTTCCGAAGGCGTACAAGATTTACGCCTCTGTACTTGCGGCTATAGAACTTGTGCTGTTCTTTGTGCGTCCGGAAACGCCGGGGCTTTACATACAACTTCCGCAGTTGTTGCCAATCATTGCAGCACTCCCGTTCTTATTCATGAAGAATGTTCGCCATCCGTTTTCGCGATACATGAACACATACGGGATTATCGTCTTTGCATTCCTCGCCATAGATTATCTCACGCGTAGCCATGCCGGGCTTTTCCAGATTGTCGCGACATTCATCCCGATGATGCTTTATTGGTTATCGCTTTTCGCACGTTGGAACGCCAAACTATTCAAGCAAAAAGAAGCCCGCATCGCCCTTGCGCTTGCAACGCTTTCTTGGGGTTTTGTCGCATTCGCTTTCCCGCCTCTCCCACTCGGCCCCGCAATGCTTATTCTGCTTGTGCCGTGGTTCATCGTCTTGAACAAATACAATCGCGAGACCGCAGTCTTTGCGACATTCTGGGCAAGCATGGTCTACAACACCGTGAACTATTACTGGATCCGCAATGTGATGAACGTGGAAACAGCGCCCTCCGGCCTCATTTTTCTCGGACTCATTCTCCTCATCGCCTACCTCAGTTTGTTCAACGTTCTCGCTTCATTCGTTTATTCTACCGCCAAGAATTTAAATATTAAAGGCAAGGCTTATCTGCTTGTCCTCTTCCCCATTTTCTATGCCTCCATCGAAGTGCACCGCACTACTGGCGATTTCGCTTTCCCATGGAACCACTTGGGATACACATTCGGAAACCATCTTGAATTACTCCAAGCACTTTCAATTATCGGCGTTTTCGGCTATACGATTCTCATCGTCGCCTCAAACCAAATTGTCGCTTACGCCTTCTTGCTAAAGAGCCGCAAAAGATTCGCACTCTTTGCACTTCCGTTCGTCATTTTTGCAGCCCTCTTGATTCACGGAAGCTGCGTTCTTTCAGCACCGGAGGCAGCCCCGTTCTACAACGCACAAGCACAAGAGAATCCGGCCATCGCGATGGTGCAACCCAGCATTGCCCAAGGAGCCAAGTGGAGCAAGGAGCGCTTTGATTCCATAGTCAACAAAACATTCAAAATGGCAATGGACAGCACAACCCCCGACATAGACCTCATTCTCCTTGCCGAGACCGCAGTTCCCGATCACATCCGCAGACAGCACGAAGTCATAAAACGATTGCACCAGATGGCTGACATGAGAAACGCAAGCATTCTGACCGGCGCACTCGACTATAAGCACGTTTCCTTCGACAAAAATAATCCTCGCCAATACGAAATCTACAACGCATCGTTTCTCTTTACGCCAGGCAACCACAGCTTTCCGCAGCGCTACATCAAAAAGCACCTTGTACCGTTTAGCGAACGCATTCCCTTCGATGACGTGTTCCCCATCTTGAACTATGTGGATCTTGGCGAAGGCGACTTTGTTCCTGGAAAAGAAACACCCGTTTACGGCCCTTACAATTGGACGCCCTACATTTGCTACGACGCCATTTTTGGAGACCTCGTCCGCGAAGCAATCAACGCAGGTTCACGCCTGATGGTGAACATCACGAACGACGGTTGGTTCGGACGGAGCACGGCCCCGTTCCAGCACTTGAACATCGTACGCCACCTCGCCATCTCTTACGGTTACCCGGTTGCACGCCTAGCAAACAGCGGCGTGTCCGCATTCATCGACCAATACGGGCACTACGACCAAAACACCAAGATTTTTGAAACACGCGTCATACAAAGAAAAATGCCCCTTAAGACAAGGAGCACATTCTATACATCTATAGGCAACACTTTCGAAAAAACATTACTATGGTTCTTTGCGATTTACCTAGTAGCACTGATTGTGATTGCAAAGCTCAAAAAGTTTAAGAAGTGATTAGTGGTTAGTGATTAGGGAATAGTAGGAAGTAGTCGGTAGGAAGTAGAAAGTTTTTATAATCGCGGCATGGTTCGGCAAGCTCACCAACCTAGTCAGGTCCCTGAGCCTGTCGAAGGGCTGCCTACTAACCACTGTCTACTTGCTTAAAGCAACAACATCGGTGGCCAATGGCCAGCCTTGGGGCGTTCCTTAAATTCCGCCTTGGGCAAAAATTCCTTGAGCTTTAACGTCCATTCAGGTTGAACGGTCGCATCCAGTCGCCCGTAAATCACTTGAATATTTTCACTGTTCGGAACTATGGAATCCACGCGATGTTCGGCTAAATACATAAGCCCTTTAGCGAGCGCCTCTGCGTTGTACTTTTTAGCCTCGGCCAACCAGTCATCCTGCCAATCGCCAAAATCATCTTCAAAGAGTTCCATGAAGGCCTTGAGTGCAGGTTCCGTGGTCGTTTCGAGCTGGTGTGCCATAAAATGCAAGTTCGGTACAGTCCAATTGCCTATTTCATCACAGAAATCGGCATACGGCGAAAGTAAAATCCACTTTTGCCCCTTTTGCGGCCCCGCCCCCGAACACATGAGTGACAAGGCGCCAAGCCCCCAGGCAACAACCGTAGAAGCCGTCTTGAATTCCAGGATATCCTCCGGCTTTTCCAAAAAATCAGCTAATTGACTATACGGCACATAAACGTGGCTTGCAGAAGGAGCCACATCCGCCAAATCATCTTCCCAAATGCCAAGATTTGAGGCCCAATCAGGCAGCCAGATCCATTTTTCACTCATTTTCAACCTCCCTCAAGAGAAGTTTAAACCTAACACACTCCAAACTACAATTCTTTATTGTAAAAAAAAGTAGCCTCAAGGATATATATATCCAATTTTCTCTTTGATAGCAACTGATAAAAAAAGTATTTTACAATTCGTATTATTTGTTTACTTCCGAACACAAAACATTGTATATTATCTGTATAAAAAATGTACGAAACCTTTTAAGAGATATCTGTAATATGAGACACTTGATTCCATCTCTCTGCTTAGCCCTTCTTCTGGCCGAAACCGCTTGTTCCGCGCCGCACGCTGTAAAGCGCAATGATTCCGACAATCGTCAAAAGGCCGCCGCCACTCGTCAAAGAGCTGAAAGCGCCTACAACGAACTAGATGGTTTCGGCACGTCAGCAACTAATTCTACCGCCAATACACCTACGGCCTTCAATACGGGCGCAACAACCGCCTCTCAGAAAATAGCCGCAGCAAATGACGCTGTTACAGAGACTTACGCAAACGCCAGTGCAGTCCAAGATATCGGCCAACCGGTCATCATGGTCTCCCCGAACTTGAGCACCAAGGACGGAGTCCCGGACCTCTCTAGCGAAAGCCCGTACTCCCGCACCACGGCAGAAGCCATTAACGGTTACCTCACCAAGAAAAACTACGAAGTCAAGTCTGTCGATGGTCAGGCCGAACTGAACGGCATCCTCCAGATGCAGAGCGATATCGCCAACACCGAAGACGACTTGTCTTACCTGGCTAGCGTTGCCTTGGACGCCGATATCTATATCAAGTACACTCCGGAAGTCACAAACGACGAAGTGTCCGTTGAAGTATCCGCTTACGAGACTTCGACAGCTCGTCTCCTCGGCTCGCAGACCGCAGTAGTCCGCAACAACGGCCATACCTCCAAGATCAATATCAATTCGAACATCGGTGCTGCCGTCCGCAAAGCCATGCCCGGACTCGAACAGAAGATTCTCGGTTACTGGAAGACGGACCTCGCCAAGGGCACCCAGTACAAGGTTGTCGCCAACATCAAGGGCGAATACTCCGACAGCCAGACCGAAGACTTGCACGATGCCATCATGAAGGGACTCAAGAGCAACTTCAATTCCGTGAAGGTGAACGTCATGACGGCAAAGACTTTGGACTTCGTCATTTACGCCAATCCCTTGAAGTACAAGGATTCTCAGGAAGTTTATGCGAAAATCCGCCAGATTTTCAAGCCGATTGCGGAAACGAAGAAGAACAACATCACTCGTAAGCTGATTTTGATGGAGCTGAACTAGTAATGAATATCAAAAGCCTTATCCTTTGCGCTTGCCTTGCGGTAGTCCCAGCGTTGGCCGGGAAAATCGTCACCTACACCGCCACTTCCAAAGTTTCGCAGGAAGAAGCAAACAATTCCGCAATGGCCGGTGTCGCTAAGCAGATTAAGTCCCAAGTTTCCGCAACTCAAACACTTACCAAATACGAAGACATCAACGATGGTAAGAGCGTTCTTGGCGAAACATACAGGGCAAAAAGCAATGTGAAGAGCAACGTCGTCCTCAAGGGCGTTAAGGTTGTTCCTATAAAAGTGGATAAAGGCTTCAAGGCAACGGCAACTCTCGACATGGACGAGTTCACCGCAAGCCTCCAGTTCCGTTTGAAAACTTTGCAGCAAGATATTGCAAAACTTGAAAAGTCTGCCCGCAAAGCTCTGGATAACCGCACCTACGCCAACGCAGCCTCCGACTTGGAGATTGCCGAAGACAAGGTCAACGAATACAATTTCTACTTGCAGCAGCTTGCCGATGTCTATCCGCTTAACGACAGCCATCGCTTGCAACATACGCTCCCGGAAATCGAGAAGCTTTTGGTCGAAAGACTTTCAAGCATTACTATTACAACGACTGCCGAACCGAACTTTGAACTGACCAAGGCCGAAATGCCTTCTTGGAATGTCATCGTCAAGGATTCCATCGGTCCGGTGCCGAACTTCCCGCTTATTGCTCGCCAGAGCAAGACGCTTTCGGAACGCCGCACACAGAAGAACGGCATTGCAACGTTCAAGCTGCGCAATGTGAACTTCGAAAAGGGCCCGTACGAAATTATCGTCGAACCGAATCTTTCGCTTGAACTCTTGAAAAAGACAGGCTTGAGAAACGCTCTCGAAGTTCCATATCGCGTAAAGATTTCCCGTTGCCAGATCAAGCTTTATTGTGAAATGGAAGCGAATGTTTGCAGCGCTCTTGAAAACGCTCTTTCCAAGAAATCCATCTTTGCAATAGATGACGAAGAATCGACTGCACCGGAACTCAGCGTGGAAATAGAAAACACGTTTAGAGGCAGACTCGGGTTCATTTCGTCCTTCGATTTCACTATTGCAATCAAAGGTGAAGGAGTCAATTTCTTTACAACGGGTAAAGGCGTCGGAAAGACTGAAGCCGCAGCTACTATTAGTGCAATCAAAAAGACTGATTTTGCTCCGCTCCAGAAGCAGCTAACACCGTTGTGCAAGTAGGCGCCGGAAGCGCAGTTGGTAGAACTTAGACCGCTGCGCTCTTAGAACTTAGATAACTTTATTATCTTTACGAAGCCGCGGCAAAGCGGCTTTTTTCTATGCCAAAAAGAATTTTATCGATACTGTTCATCCTGATGCTCGCAATCCCTGTTGCGGCTGGATTCAAGGTAAACAAGGCGGGGCTCCCCAAGCGCCCGCAAAACAGCTACGTGTACGACGAAGACCGTTTGCTTTCGAAGCAAGAAGTGCAATTCATCAATACGCTTTCTGAAGAGCTTTACAAGAAGGCTAAAGTCGGGCTTGCCGTTGCGCTTGTGCATGATATCGGTTACGCCGACTTTAGAGATTACGCCGTAAACATCGCCCAAAACTGGGGCGTTGGCGGCAAGACGGATGAAGGCATCTTGATTTTTGCCGCGATGAAGCAACGTCGCAGAAGCGTTGAAGTCGGCTATGGCGCCGAAGGCTACCTGCCCGATGTGCTTGTAGAACGGCTCCAGCAAAAGACGATTGTGCCGGCATTCAAGGTTGAAAAGTATGGCCAAGGAGTCATCACGCTTGCTTGGGAAATCGCTCAAGTTGTCGCAAAAGAAAAAGGTATTACGCTACAGGTCAATACCGACCAACTCCCGCAAGAAGAAGACGATCCGCTTTGGCTCCCGCTCGTCATTTTCGTGATTTTATTCTTGCTGGTCTCGAAAAACGGCGGCGGACGCGGAAACGGTTGCCTTTGGTTCTTGCTCGGAAACGCGCTCAGCAATAGCAGCCGTGGCCACCACCGCGGCGGTTTCGGCGGGGGCTTTGGCGGTTTTGGCGGAGGCGGCTTTGGTGGCGGTTTCGGCGGTGGATTTGGTGGAGGCCACTTTGGCGGTGGCGGCTCCGGCGGAAGTTGGTAATTTAGAGGTTCCCTTATGAAGAAGAATTTAAGCGTAGCGGAATTACAGAACTCGGAATGGCCGAAGCTTTTTGAAGAAGCGCTCGGCGACAATCTCGTATCGGCATTCGTTCATGGCGATTGCCTTATGGAAGGGTTCTCTGCGTTGGAAGCCCCGTGGACCGTGAGCTTTATTCTCAAGTCCAATTCCGTCGAGGATATGCTGCCGCTGCAGAAGCTTACGCAAAAAGCAAAATACGACAACATCCAATTCAATCACGTGTTCTCGCGTTTTGAAATCAAGTCGTCGCAAGACGTGTTCCCGCTGGAATTCTTGCATATCAAGAGCAAGAACATCACGCTTTGCGGTGAAACGCCGCTCGCAGATTTCAGCCCGAATCTTGCGGAACTGCGTATCGAATGCGAACGCGAACTGCGCGGTTTGCTAGTGCATTTACGTCGTGCATTCCTCTACATCAAAGAAGATCGCCATCCTCATGGAATTTATGTGCGTTCTCAGCCGACGCTTTTACCATTGCTTTATGGCGTCTATTTCCTTGCGACCGGCAACTATCCCGAAAGCCACGAACAAGTTTACGAGATGTTCCCTGACGTGCGCATCCCCAATGCGACCAGTGACAAGAACGTGATTGTGTCAAACATCAACAAGTACATCGAAGCCGTGACTGCAATCGTCAATCAAGTCGATGCGATGAAAGTTTAGATCATATATATTTTGCTTTTGGGTCTGGTTTTAAAGAACATTCATATCCGCCAATTCTATTCCACTTTGTCCAAGTACGGTCTTCTCCAATGTAACGATCACCATCATATCCATCGAATTTATACGTACCCTCATTTTTCAACATTCCGTTTTCATCCCATTCTTTCCAAATTCCATCTGGTTCGCCATTTTTATATGAGCCTTCAAATGCCAATCGTCCATTTTCATGATAGACTTTCCATACGCCAACTTTCTTGCTTGATTTATAGGCACCTTCATACATTAATTGTCCATTTTCATAATACCACGATTTCACATAACCATCACCTTCAAACCCATCAATAGAGTGACACATTCCTTTTTTAAATAGGAGGAAAAATGGAGAACTACTTTTACCTTCAGGAAATTTTTCTTGTTTTTCCAGACGACCGTTTCCATACCAGATTTTAAGTTCATACATTTTTCCATTCTTATAAATTCCTTTTTCCTTCAATCGGCCATTCTCATACCAAATTTTAGAAACACCCTCTTTTTCACCATTTGCATAGAATTCCTCTGATTCTAATTTTCCATTTTCATACCATGCTTCCCAAACGCTATCTTTCTTACCGGCTTTGTAATATTCCACTGATTTTAACAACCCACTTTCATACCATGTTTTCCAAGCACCATCTCTTTTTCCATCCTTAAAATATTCCTCATATTCCAAACGACCATTGTCATACCAACTTTTTTCAAAGCCATGGCCTACAGAATGATTTGAACAATCTTTATATGCACCATAAGGATAGCTAATTTTTAATGGGCACTCACCATTAGAAAAAATTTTATCAAACTTGGGATTTCCATTCTCAAGCCACATTCTTGACACATACAAAGTTCCATCTTTATATTTTTTATACCCTTTCATTTTTCCATCAGCATACCATTCAATCCAATCACCATCTGGTTTACCTGCTTTATGATTATGTTCTTCTATCAGGTTTCCCTTTTCATCCCATACTCGCCAAACACCATCAAATTCATCATCTTTAAATTGCCCCTTTGCCCATACTTTTCCATTTTCATAAAAAGAAATGGCCTCGCTTTTTTCACCATTACAATATGTCACGATGGATTGTAACGCACCGTTATCGTAATATTCTTTGTGTTCTTCTTTTTCGCAAGTATCGTAATATTCCTTGCGATTATCTTTGTCGGAATGTTCTTCTTTGTCGCAAGCGGCGAGGAGCAAAGCAGAAGCAAAAAGCAGCGTGAATAAAATGATTTTTCTCAATTTCATAATAGGACTTGTTTGTTGCAAAATACCATTTATTTAGAAT
The Fibrobacter succinogenes DNA segment above includes these coding regions:
- the lnt gene encoding apolipoprotein N-acyltransferase; amino-acid sequence: MTPNDFLTKLKALPKAYKIYASVLAAIELVLFFVRPETPGLYIQLPQLLPIIAALPFLFMKNVRHPFSRYMNTYGIIVFAFLAIDYLTRSHAGLFQIVATFIPMMLYWLSLFARWNAKLFKQKEARIALALATLSWGFVAFAFPPLPLGPAMLILLVPWFIVLNKYNRETAVFATFWASMVYNTVNYYWIRNVMNVETAPSGLIFLGLILLIAYLSLFNVLASFVYSTAKNLNIKGKAYLLVLFPIFYASIEVHRTTGDFAFPWNHLGYTFGNHLELLQALSIIGVFGYTILIVASNQIVAYAFLLKSRKRFALFALPFVIFAALLIHGSCVLSAPEAAPFYNAQAQENPAIAMVQPSIAQGAKWSKERFDSIVNKTFKMAMDSTTPDIDLILLAETAVPDHIRRQHEVIKRLHQMADMRNASILTGALDYKHVSFDKNNPRQYEIYNASFLFTPGNHSFPQRYIKKHLVPFSERIPFDDVFPILNYVDLGEGDFVPGKETPVYGPYNWTPYICYDAIFGDLVREAINAGSRLMVNITNDGWFGRSTAPFQHLNIVRHLAISYGYPVARLANSGVSAFIDQYGHYDQNTKIFETRVIQRKMPLKTRSTFYTSIGNTFEKTLLWFFAIYLVALIVIAKLKKFKK
- a CDS encoding UDP-2,3-diacylglucosamine diphosphatase; this encodes MDLPAYFISDAHLGIEPPGAVPNREKKLIELLSSWKGKASHVVVIGDLFEFWYEYNYYIASAHFDLYRAFAELVESGVEVHLLQGNHDFAYGDFFPKKLGVQVHKSVILEIQGKRIFVTHGDGVPKSDCGYRFLRKVLDFPLNRFLFKQIHPDWGMGLARFVGRNSRKYGESRKVKIEEYLEWGDRMLKKEHCDFCIHGHHHISGIWNMPNGVVASPGEFIKKPTILSLENGGLKLVSL
- the rsmI gene encoding 16S rRNA (cytidine(1402)-2'-O)-methyltransferase; the protein is MPKTCFWRDIRPTQLSSKIYFYIMPFTLYIVATPIGNMEDITYRAVRILKEVPLVLAEDTRHSRVLFDNYGITTPMEAYHDFNKEKVTPKYVEFLKNTGDIALISDAGTPGVADPAFNLVRECVREGIDVRAIPGPCAMITALVSCGMPTDHFTFQYFSPKKSAQRIHLLEKLKDEEATQIFYASPHNIDKFVEEIKQVFGDIKIALMRELTKKFEEHLIGTPTEISAHFKVHPPKGEFVLVFNPQDKSGL
- a CDS encoding toxin-antitoxin system YwqK family antitoxin, translating into MKLRKIILFTLLFASALLLAACDKEEHSDKDNRKEYYDTCEKEEHKEYYDNGALQSIVTYCNGEKSEAISFYENGKVWAKGQFKDDEFDGVWRVWDEKGNLIEEHNHKAGKPDGDWIEWYADGKMKGYKKYKDGTLYVSRMWLENGNPKFDKIFSNGECPLKISYPYGAYKDCSNHSVGHGFEKSWYDNGRLEYEEYFKDGKRDGAWKTWYESGLLKSVEYYKAGKKDSVWEAWYENGKLESEEFYANGEKEGVSKIWYENGRLKEKGIYKNGKMYELKIWYGNGRLEKQEKFPEGKSSSPFFLLFKKGMCHSIDGFEGDGYVKSWYYENGQLMYEGAYKSSKKVGVWKVYHENGRLAFEGSYKNGEPDGIWKEWDENGMLKNEGTYKFDGYDGDRYIGEDRTWTKWNRIGGYECSLKPDPKAKYI
- a CDS encoding YgcG family protein; protein product: MPKRILSILFILMLAIPVAAGFKVNKAGLPKRPQNSYVYDEDRLLSKQEVQFINTLSEELYKKAKVGLAVALVHDIGYADFRDYAVNIAQNWGVGGKTDEGILIFAAMKQRRRSVEVGYGAEGYLPDVLVERLQQKTIVPAFKVEKYGQGVITLAWEIAQVVAKEKGITLQVNTDQLPQEEDDPLWLPLVIFVILFLLVSKNGGGRGNGCLWFLLGNALSNSSRGHHRGGFGGGFGGFGGGGFGGGFGGGFGGGHFGGGGSGGSW
- a CDS encoding alpha/beta fold hydrolase, encoding MSEKWIWLPDWASNLGIWEDDLADVAPSASHVYVPYSQLADFLEKPEDILEFKTASTVVAWGLGALSLMCSGAGPQKGQKWILLSPYADFCDEIGNWTVPNLHFMAHQLETTTEPALKAFMELFEDDFGDWQDDWLAEAKKYNAEALAKGLMYLAEHRVDSIVPNSENIQVIYGRLDATVQPEWTLKLKEFLPKAEFKERPKAGHWPPMLLL